The proteins below are encoded in one region of Carettochelys insculpta isolate YL-2023 chromosome 14, ASM3395843v1, whole genome shotgun sequence:
- the PDP2 gene encoding pyruvate dehydrogenase [acetyl-transferring]-phosphatase 2, mitochondrial has translation MMSSAVSSWILSSARNSIIVLQGKGRLYSRCILNRNATNWKCGLVKGPLSPFLLDCNINNTFTLKKAFRHTSTEEDDFTLQLAQSQINDILRAGEFSHKNQEFDGKNTNSVLKFESNQLAANTPNEDRRSAATCLQTKGMMFGVFDGHAGYACAQSVSQRLFYYVAVSLMSQQTLEEIEFAMEHMKPVLPILQWYKHPNDMDRDVTSLYLDHLRVYWQDLLNLDIELGFSVEEALIHAFKRLDCDVSLEAQAHSEDETIRNAALQVAFSGATACVAHIDSVHLHIANAGDCRAILGVQEEDGTWSTLSLTRDHNAFSEAEIRRLKGEHPKSEAETVIMSNRLLGILMPTRAFGDVRFKWSKELQHSILEKSCDVESLNIYQYAPSNYYTPPYLIAEPEVTYHKLRCQDKFLVIASDGLWDMLNNEDVIKLVAEHGAQASMQTPRMTTEKPASLGYMQSLLLQRKAGGVDSYDQNIATHLIRHAIGGNEYGELDQEKLSAMLTLPEDLARMYRDDITVTVIYFNSDAIGRYYKENQ, from the coding sequence ATGATGTCCAGTGCTGTATCCTCCTGGATTTTAAGTTCTGCAAGAAACAGTATAATTGTTCTGCAAGGAAAAGGGCGTTTGTACTCAAGATGTATCCTGAACAGAAACGCAACGAACTGGAAGTGTGGGCTTGTCAAAGGGCCTCTTTCTCCTTTTTTGCTGGACTGCAACATAAACAATACCTTCACCTTAAAAAAAGCATTCAGACATACTTCAACTGAAGAAGACGACTTCACTCTTCAGTTGGCACAGTCACAAATAAATGATATACTAAGAGCAGGTGAATTTTCTCATAAAAATCAGGAATTTGATGGTAAAAACACAAATTCTGTGCTGAAATTTGAAAGTAACCAGCTGGCTGCCAACACACCCAACGAAGATCGTAGAAGTGCAGCCACATGCTTGCAGACTAAAGGGATGATGTTTGGGGTCTTTGATGGTCATGCAGGTTATGCATGTGCTCAGTCAGTAAGTCAGAGACTATTCTATTACGTAGCTGTCTCTCTTATGTCTCAACAAACGCTGGAAGAGATTGAATTTGCCATGGAACACATGAAACCAGTTCTGCCAATTTTGCAGTGGTACAAGCATCCAAATGACATGGATCGAGATGTAACCTCACTGTACTTGGATCACCTCAGAGTTTATTGGCAGGATTTATTGAACCTTGACATAGAACTGGGATTCAGTGTAGAAGAAGCCTTGATACATGCATTCAAAAGATTAGATTGTGATGTATCACTGGAAGCTCAGGCTCACTCAGAAGATGAAACAATAAGAAACGCTGCCCTGCAAGTAGCTTTCTCTGGTGCAACAGCCTGTGTGGCTCATATTGACAGCGTTCATTTACACATTGCAAATGCTGGGGATTGCAGGGCAATCCTAGGGGTCCAAGAAGAAGATGGAACGTGGTCTACACTCTCTCTTACTCGAGACCACAATGCTTTTAGTGAAGCGGAAATCAGAAGGCTAAAGGGAGAACATCCTAAATCTGAGGCAGAAACTGTAATCATGAGCAACAGACTGCTGGGGATTCTTATGCCCACTAGAGCTTTTGGAGATGTCAGATTCAAATGGAGTAAAGAACTGCAACACAGTATTCTGGAAAAGAGTTGTGATGTTGAGTCTTTAAATATTTATCAGTATGCTCCTTCCAATTACTATACTCCCCCCTATTTAATTGCAGAGCCTGAAGTCACCTACCATAAGCTGAGGTGTCAAGATAAATTTTTAGTTATTGCTTCAGATGGACTGTGGGACATGCTGAATAATGAAGATGTCATAAAACTTGTTGCAGAACATGGAGCACAAGCTAGTATGCAGACACCAAGGATGACTACTGAGAAACCAGCCAGCTTGGGTTACATGCAAAGTCTATTGCTTCAGAGAAAAGCCGGGGGTGTTGACTCATATGACCAGAATATAGCTACTCATCTAATAAGGCACGCAATTGGAGGTAACGAATACGGAGAGTTAGACCAAGAGAAACTTTCTGCAATGTTGACTTTACCTGAAGATCTAGCAAGGATGTATAGAGATGACATCACTGTTACTGTAATATATTTTAATTCAGATGCAATTGGCAGGTACTACAAAGAAAATCAGTAG